A single Musa acuminata AAA Group cultivar baxijiao chromosome BXJ2-1, Cavendish_Baxijiao_AAA, whole genome shotgun sequence DNA region contains:
- the LOC135598946 gene encoding bZIP transcription factor RISBZ4-like isoform X1, with translation MKKSASELVLEAFLRPDGGDGGERNPPRPPPSSLEELLLPGALDFGFVDRVGVSGHSTGGGRQLLSRESQAWSLTPRHSNISVNMDTQSSICDGTPTSSHKLLAKANQTLGGTSGSEQSDEESLEIEGGPCEQSTDAIDIKRLRREGQSRLLFMKKGINQPVFIHEGVTRRMVSNRESARRSRKRKQAHLADLESQVNQLRGENESLFKQLTDANQEFTEAVTNNRVLKSNVEALRIKVKMAEDLVTRGSLACSLDHLLQSSVGSPQFLNPQLPCEESSDFLPTIEFQGDDSSYIGIPAGGRAQNVGMETGDAKTAALRSGLSNASIGSLHNRIPSEVASCVTDIWACDSNTGTMLK, from the exons ATGAAGAAGAGCGCGTCGGAGCTGGTGCTGGAGGCGTTCCTGCGGCCGGATGGAGGCGATGGCGGAGAGCGGAACCCCCCTCGGCCTCCCCCTTCGTCCTTGGAGGAGTTACTCCTCCCCGGAGCTCTAGATTTCGGATTCGTCGATCGG GTTGGTGTAAGTGGCCATTCGACTGGTGGTGGGCGGCAGCTACTGAGCAGAGAGAGCCAGGCGTGGTCTCTGACGCCCAGGCACTCTAACATCTCGGTGAACATGGATACCCAATCCTCTATCTGTG ATGGGACACCAACTTCATCTCATAAGCTTTTGGCAAAAGCAAATCAAACTCTTGGGGGAACGAGCGGGTCTGAGCAATCAGATGAGGAGTCCCTAGAAATTGAAGGTGGGCCTTGTGAACAAAGCACAGATGCTATAGACATCAAACGCTTGCGAAG GGAAGGACAATCTCGTCTCTTATTCATGAAGAAGGGCATCAACCAACCTGTATTCATCCATGAGGGGGTCACAAGAAG GATGGTGTCCAATCGGGAATCTGCTAGGCGGTCAAGAAAGAGAAAGCAAGCCCATCTAGCTGATCTCGAGTCGCAG GTTAATCAACTTCGAGGGGAAAATGAATCTCTATTCAAGCAACTAACAGATGCCAATCAGGAATTCACTGAAGCTGTCACAAATAATCGGGTTCTCAAGTCAAATGTGGAAGCACTGAGAATTAAA GTGAAGATGGCAGAAGATTTGGTCACCAGAGGTAGTTTAGCTTGCAGTCTAGATCATCTCCTCCAAAGCAGTGTTGGGTCACCACAGTTCCTAAACCCTCAACTGCCATGTGAGGAATCATCAGATTTCCTCCCCACCATCGAATTCCAAGGAGATGACTCGAGCTACATTGGCATCCCAGCTGGTGGACGAGCTCAGAACGTAGGAATGGAGACTGGTGATGCCAAAACTGCAGCACTCAGGTCCGGGTTGAGCAATGCAAGCATAGGCAGCCTACATAATAGAATTCCTAGTGAAGTGGCAAGCTGTGTGACTGACATCTGGGCGTGCGATTCCAACACAGGCACAATGCTCAAGTAG
- the LOC135598946 gene encoding bZIP transcription factor RISBZ4-like isoform X2 has translation MKKSASELVLEAFLRPDGGDGGERNPPRPPPSSLEELLLPGALDFGFVDRVGVSGHSTGGGRQLLSRESQAWSLTPRHSNISVNMDTQSSICDGTPTSSHKLLAKANQTLGGTSGSEQSDEESLEIEGGPCEQSTDAIDIKRLRRMVSNRESARRSRKRKQAHLADLESQVNQLRGENESLFKQLTDANQEFTEAVTNNRVLKSNVEALRIKVKMAEDLVTRGSLACSLDHLLQSSVGSPQFLNPQLPCEESSDFLPTIEFQGDDSSYIGIPAGGRAQNVGMETGDAKTAALRSGLSNASIGSLHNRIPSEVASCVTDIWACDSNTGTMLK, from the exons ATGAAGAAGAGCGCGTCGGAGCTGGTGCTGGAGGCGTTCCTGCGGCCGGATGGAGGCGATGGCGGAGAGCGGAACCCCCCTCGGCCTCCCCCTTCGTCCTTGGAGGAGTTACTCCTCCCCGGAGCTCTAGATTTCGGATTCGTCGATCGG GTTGGTGTAAGTGGCCATTCGACTGGTGGTGGGCGGCAGCTACTGAGCAGAGAGAGCCAGGCGTGGTCTCTGACGCCCAGGCACTCTAACATCTCGGTGAACATGGATACCCAATCCTCTATCTGTG ATGGGACACCAACTTCATCTCATAAGCTTTTGGCAAAAGCAAATCAAACTCTTGGGGGAACGAGCGGGTCTGAGCAATCAGATGAGGAGTCCCTAGAAATTGAAGGTGGGCCTTGTGAACAAAGCACAGATGCTATAGACATCAAACGCTTGCGAAG GATGGTGTCCAATCGGGAATCTGCTAGGCGGTCAAGAAAGAGAAAGCAAGCCCATCTAGCTGATCTCGAGTCGCAG GTTAATCAACTTCGAGGGGAAAATGAATCTCTATTCAAGCAACTAACAGATGCCAATCAGGAATTCACTGAAGCTGTCACAAATAATCGGGTTCTCAAGTCAAATGTGGAAGCACTGAGAATTAAA GTGAAGATGGCAGAAGATTTGGTCACCAGAGGTAGTTTAGCTTGCAGTCTAGATCATCTCCTCCAAAGCAGTGTTGGGTCACCACAGTTCCTAAACCCTCAACTGCCATGTGAGGAATCATCAGATTTCCTCCCCACCATCGAATTCCAAGGAGATGACTCGAGCTACATTGGCATCCCAGCTGGTGGACGAGCTCAGAACGTAGGAATGGAGACTGGTGATGCCAAAACTGCAGCACTCAGGTCCGGGTTGAGCAATGCAAGCATAGGCAGCCTACATAATAGAATTCCTAGTGAAGTGGCAAGCTGTGTGACTGACATCTGGGCGTGCGATTCCAACACAGGCACAATGCTCAAGTAG